The Camelus dromedarius isolate mCamDro1 chromosome 8, mCamDro1.pat, whole genome shotgun sequence DNA segment GTGTTGTGGATCCAGCCTTGGCTGTTGGTCAACCAGACTCTTGGGTTTACATCTTATTTGCTGCTTCTGAGCGCATTGCATCTGCCAGTTTCATGCACCTGTGGCTGTTTTTTCACCAAAATCCTGGACATTCCATTTAGCCCTGGTATATTTCACTTTGTCATTTTCAATTCCAACTGGCCCTTTTTGCCAGAAGACTGTGgtatcagaaaaatcctcttgcctCTGAGATTGGCTAACCAAAGTAAACCAGACTATAAACTGTTCATAGAATTCATGACTTGATCTTGTAAATGGCCAAATGTGACTAATCTTTATAAGCTGAATTACATGTACAGTGGGTAACGTTTATGACAGCTGACAAATTGATTTTATTGACCCCTGGTTCATTTTGGCTATGGTCTATAAAAACTGCCTCTAACTCAACACTTGATCATGgagaacatacatatgttcacaGATAGACACGACCACTGTAAGAGCTTTAAGGAATATCGGAAATAGGATATTCCTCTATGATCAGTACGTATCAAAATGGGGTCTAAGAATCATGTGCATTGGAATCATATGGGCCACTTGCTAacatacagattcctgggccccatccTGGACTCACTTAACTGTATCTCTTGGGAGGGGCTCCAGAATCTGTACTTTCAATCTGCTCCTGGAATGATTCTGATGTCACCCGGAGGTTGACTGCTTGTGGGATTAATGACAACAAGAGAAGTCACGAGGAGGGTGAGCCACGATGGTGTGTGCAGATACGGTGGCTCTCCAGGTCAAAATACCTGTTGTTGGCATTATCACCTGGAGGCTCTGGAGTCCAAATTCCAATTTGGTCTTGGCAGAGGGTCCCTTGTGTTGAGGCaccagagagaaagggaaggctgCGCCAGGACATGGAGGTGTGGACCAGGCTGGTGTCTGGGAGCTGCCAGCTGTGATTTGAGTGTAGGCATGGAGGAGACCCAGAGGGAAGGCAGTGAGCATCCCATGACCTTGGCCaggtgtgtatgtacacataggtgccaggaggagggagccagTGTGATGATGACCCAGCCTTTGCATACCTGGCTGTCTTCAACTCTGCCATGTATCACCTGAGAAACAAGACTGGCAGGGCAGGTAGAGGTTGAGACCAGAAGGGCACACTATGTGTAAAGCCCCAAGGTTTGAGCTCTGTCCTAAAGGGCACGGGGCATCTGAGCACATGGCAGAATATGCTGCTGTCTCTATTTGCGTAAAATGTGGTAAGGGGATTTCTACCCATGCTCCCTAAACAGTTCTATCCCTGAACAGTTCTGTCCCTGAACTCTGCACATAACAAtccaatttcttcttcttcttcttttttttaatggagatactgggcaatgaacccaggacctcgtacatgctaagcatgcattttaccactgagctatcatCCTCCACTCAATAGTCCAACTTCTTTATCATCAAAACAGCCTTGAACGTGGAATTTGTGGAACAAGTTCTGGCATCAGATGGACCTAGGTTTGTATCTGGGCTCCATtgcttgttagctgtgtgactaTGGGCAAGTTGCTGTACAACTCTGGGTCACAGGTCTTCTAGGTCCCAGCCTTGGGAAGGAAGCAGCCACAAACCTTCCTATGTGGGCCCCACTCTTCCCTGGATTCCACACAGGAGGCACTAACCCTAAGGACCATTTATCTTTGCTTTGCAGGCATCATCACTGAATCTGCTAGAATCTTCTCACATCCGCCATGAACATCTCACACTTCCTGGCCTTGCTGTTCCCAGGGTCCTCACAGGGGCAAAACAGGAGCAAGTCAAAAGGCATCCCATATAACTTCTCTGACCACTGCCAGGATTCCGTAGACCCAATGGTCTTTGTTGTCACCTCCTACAGCATCGAGACCATCGTAGGGGTCCTAGGTAACCTCTGTCTGATATGTGTGACCATTAGGCATAAGGAGAAGGCCAACGTGACCAACCTGCTTATTGCCAACCTGGCCTTCTCTGACTTCCTCATGTGCCTCATCTGCCAGCCGCTTACGGCCATCTACACCATCATGGACTACTGGGTCTTTGGCGAGGTCCTTTGCAAGATGTCAGCCTTTATCCAGTGTATGTCGGTGACAGTCTCCATCCTCTCCCTTGTCCTTGTGGCTCTGGAGAGGCATCAGCTCATCATCAACCCGACAGGCTGGAAACCCAGGGTCTCCCAGGCCTACCTGGGGATTGGGGTCACCTGGCTCATtgcctgcttcctctccctgcctttcctgGCCAACAGCGTCCTAGAGAATGTCTTTCACAAGAACCACTCCAAGGCTCTGGAGTTTCTGGCGGATAAGGTGGTCTGTACTGAGTCCTGGCCACTGGACCACCACCGCATCATCTACACCACGTTCCTGCTGCTCTTCCAGTACTGCATCCCGCTGGCCTTCATCCTGGTCTGCTACGTCCGCATCTACCAGCGTCTGCGGAAGCAGAGGCAGGTATTCCGCAAAGGCACCTACAGTTCGCGGGCCTGGCAGATGAAGCGGATCAACAGCATGCTCGTGGCCATGGTGGCCGCCTTCGCCGTGCTCTGGCTGCCCCTACATGTGTTCAACAGCCTGGAGGACTGGTACCATGAGGCCATCCCCATCTGTCATGGCAACCTCATCTTCTTGGTGTGCCACCTGCTTGCCATGGCCTCCACCTGTGTCAATCCTTTCATCTATGGCTTTCTCAATACCAACTTCAAGAAGGAGGTCAAAGTTCTGGTGCTGACTTGCCAGCAGAGCGTCCCCACGGAGGAGTCCGAGCGCTTGCCTCTATCCACGGTGCACACGGAAGTCTCCAAAGGGTCTCTGAGGCTCAGTGGCAGGTCCAACCCTGTGTAGCCAGGACTAGGGTTTCTCCTTGCCATGGTCATGGCCAGGCTCCTTCACTTAGCTAAGTGGGCGCATTGCAAGCTGGGGGCGGCACTCCATCATTACTGGCTTTCTGGGGCCCAGATGGGCTGGCAGGAGCCTGTTTTTGCATCCTTTTGCATTGTGAAGTCTGTCATCCAGATGGTTCAGCTATTGTTCCTGGGAGAATTCTGAGTCTGGATTCTGCAGGTCACACACAGAGTGCCTTGTAACTTGAGCGGATGCCCGAGCCGGAGATGGTCTGATCGTATCAGGCAGAGTTCATTCTGGTAACTCAGCAACAGATGCCCAGCCCCAGAACCCAGGGGTTTGACCTCCACCAGTGAGTCTGCAAGGTCACCGTGGGCTGAGGGGAAGAGCATGTGGAGTCAGAATTCTGGACCTTGGTGCTCCCCTAGCCTCTGTGGGAGATGATGTGTGTGGATGGGCTTTGTAAGTGGTGAAGAATTTTATGGAGGCAAGACAGTGGGATTACTGTGTATTATTAGTACATCCAGCTGAGACAGGATCCTGGTGGCCTTCTCACACTCCCCTGCAGTAGAGAATCAGCCCCGAGCAGCAGGAATTCCAGGGTTCACATCCTACTGCAtcctttttctcttgtgttgCATCTGCCACTTTGCATGGAAATCAGCCTGCAAGTATTTCTCCTTGATAAGGTTGCGAGCGCCTTGAGGGTGACATCTGTATGGTCATAGAGCCTGGGTCCTCTGTGCCTAGGACAGGCACTGGCACAGGAAGAAGGGCTCCAGAAAGGTTTGCCATGGTAGATTGATAAAGACTGGGAGAGGCACCCAGCGGAGTGCTTGGCTGGGGACAGGCACCTTGCACCATGGTCCGACGTGGGCAGGGCTCAGGCTGCTGCAGCCACACTCTCTCGCCTGCCCTTCCTCGCCTCCAGGACATCTCTTGACAGGCAGCTGGCCAAGGACTCTGTGACCCTCCCCAGTGTCGATCCACTGCAGAGACTTAGAGTATTCAAAGCCGTGACTCTAACCTCCTTCATTCACACTTGGCCCTTGAGCTGAATTGCCCCAGGTGATGTAACACGATTCTTTCAAAGCCTCCCCAGGACTTTGGGCCTCGCAGTGGCTTTCAGTCATGACAGGACCAGGAAGTTCTTAGAGCCTGGCTTCATGGGGCACTGGCTGAAAGGAGCAGTGGGtcccccttcctccagccagTCCAGGGAAATGGAGGAAGGGTTATGATCAGTGTGAGTATCTCACCCGTGGAGGTCAAGGTTCAGTCTTCCGGAAGCTGAGCCAGATCCAAGGCTTCATCTGTGTGTGGAGCAGACAGCGTGTCCTTGCAGAAAAGGAAGTGTCAAGATCGCTCTTGGGCCACCTTGGATAGGATGTCCACATCTGGCTGGGCTTACTTAGACCCACCCCGCCTCTGGTAAAGTGGCTAGTGGTTCCCAGGCCCCTTGAGGCTGCCAGGGTTGGCTCTGCACAAGGGATCTGGCAAAGGGCCAGGCCAGAGATGAAAGAGCCACATCTGACCTTGGCCTGACCTCTGACCCAGAACTTGTACAACTGACACCCAAGACAACTGCCCTTTGAGCCACCAGCTCCCTTCCTGGAGCTGTTTGTTTTGTCCCAACTTTTGGCCACATCTCCCATTCTGTTCCTTTGCTGACCTTTGTCCTGGTTTTTGGGGACAGATTGTTGAGCCATTCTCTTGGATGCAGCTTGTGCTTCTCCTCTGGTGCCCTctggtgccctctgctgctgGCTGCTCCAGGTAACCACCTGCTAGCAAAGCCCAGACCCTGGGACCCATCCCAGCAAGATGTCACTGATCAAGCTTCCCAAGGAGTTGAGGGCCTCAGGCCCCTCCAGATCCCATGCAGTTGCCTGGAGTTTGCATGTCATCACTCTTCTCAGCAGTGCCAAGATGCTTGCGGACAAGGATGCTTGAGGACTGGGGGACCAGGCAGGGCATCTGGTGAAGGTGGTTGGTATTAGGAATTGGGGTGGTGGGTGGAAGCCTCACTGAGCATCTTCTGTGCTCCCCTCACTTTGCTGGGCTGGCACAGCCTACCTGGATGGCTGTCTCATGCTCCCGGTTCCTAATGACCCTTGGGGTTCCCTGGTTATCCAGCATATTTGGCATTTGTATCTCAAAGTGTGCTCAGGAGACCAGCAGCTTTAGCATGTCTTGGAGCTTGTTAGACATGCAGACTCTTTCTTCCCACTCCAGACCTATTGAatctgaatctgcattttatcCAGATCTCCAAGTTAACGGTGcacacactgaagtttgagaagttCTGCTCTGGGAAACAGATCTCCCTGAAGCCTGGAACCAGTTGGTAAGCATCAGTAGACACACACTGTGGGATCTCAAGTAGAGCTATAGGGATCCTAGTTCTAGAGATACGGCTGTAAAATGGTATTACTGAAAATGTAGATTCAGTTTTGGTTGGTGGTCCATCTCTGGCTGCACCTGGATGTATTTCTTGTGAagccttttccttccttcaataaatatttgtgaaatgaacagTTTTGAATGTTTGAATGAATTCTTGGTGAACACAGCCCTCTGTATTCTGCTCTGTTTCACTTAAAACTGTGTCATCAACTGTTTTCCATCTTACTGGATATTATTTTTGACAGCCGGTTAAGTTTAGGAAATGCTCCAACAAAAGCTGGCATCACTCTAGCTCCAGGAGGGGCCTTCTTTCACTCGGAAGTAGATCTGTCTCCAGgtgtgtgaagatggaggagccCATCTTCAGAGGAGCACCGGGGCTGCAACTGGAAACTCACACCCAAAAAGACTGCCTGGGATCCCTCAGAGGGTATAAAACCTTACCAAATCTTGGTGATGAGAGCTTAGATCCTGCCTACTCTAGCCCGTCCTTTTTAGAGAAATGaccttgatttgttttttttttccagtataaaAGTAATcatattcactttaaaatatgcaaaaataaacaaaaaaaatgaaaaaggaaatcatGTTCCACCACCCAAAGATAATCACTAATAGCATTTTGGGGAGTCATGTTTGGGGTTTTTGTACACATAGTATTATGTTTGATAAAAAACATGATTGAGATCATACTGTGAGTATATGCATTTAaggattattttatatataaatttaaggattcttatatatatttctttgcttaattttataagaatttttattcattcactcaacaaatatgtcAGTCACGTGGTAGGTGCTGGGGATAagtgataaataaaatagacactgTCCCTTTTTCTCAGCGAGCTTATATTCCAGTCACTGGGCCTGTCCTGCATCCTTAATCATAATCTATCGTGGCATATTTAGCTATTTCTAcacctattgtaaataattctgtgaAAGACATCTATGCGGAGGACTTTTTCTGTATTTGGAATTATCTCCTGAGGAGAGatttccagaaatggaattaATGGGTCAAAGGGCATGGACATATTCAAGGCTCTTGAAGTGTACTGCTAACCTGATTTCCCAGGAAGCTGGAATGATTTGCACTCCCTCAATAGTGCCTGCTTCACTGTACCCTGGCTGCTGTTGAAAAATTACCATTAATGAGAAGACCCCATGGTCACTTgatctcattcctttttatccaCTCATGAATGTCATTCCAACATCATCAGTCTTCTGGGCTCCCCATTACACAAAACTCCTTCAAAGGCTTGTGTAATCTTGAAGTCTCTGCTTCATTTCCTCCCATGCTCTTTCATCCATCTAAATAGCTCTTGCCAAGGTGGCCAGTGGCCGCCATGTTGCCAAATCCTATGGCCAATTCTCAGTCTCATCTTATGTGGCCAATCAGCGGCATTTGGCAGTCAGTCAGTCCCTTCTCCTTGAAACTTCTGCATGTTGCTTTTTCAGGACGCCACACTGGGATTGTCTCCTGCCTCACCAGGCATTCTTTCTGAGGCTCTTTTCCTGGGCTTTTGTCTCCTTGACCTTGGAACATTGTCCCATTCCCCATGGGGCCATGGAGGCCCATCTGCTCTCGTTTCCGGGCTCATCTAGGCCTGGCTTTCAACACCACCAAATGTTTCAATGTCCAGTGCTCCCAAATGGGAATCTCCAGTCTGGACATCCCCCTGATCTCCAGATTTGTCTATCCAGCCACTACTTTGTGTTTACTGGGCATCCAATCAGCATCTCAAACTTGGTATGTTCAAAAGCAGACTCCTGATTTGCCCCCTTACCTCTTCTTCCTCAGACTCCCCCCTCAGTGAACAGCAACTCCCTCATTTCATTTGGGTCACCATATTGGGACCGACCTTCTGTTCACACCCACATCCAATCCCAGCAAGTTCGGTAAACTCTGCCTTCAAAATGTACTTAGAATAaccatttctcccctccccccaagccaACATACTTCTACCAAAATTATTGCAATGGGTTTCTCTCTGGTCTCACCCAATCAGAGCTATCCTTTAAAGCCTAGGTCAGATCCCTCCACAACTCCATTCAAAACCCTTCATGGGTTTTCTTCCACTCAGAGTAGAATTCACAGTCCACAGCCTGCCTGGGCTGCCATCTGCCCATCTCTGACCTCACTTCCTACCACCCCTTCCCTTGCCCACCCCATTCAGCAGTGCTGGCTTCTCCGCCGTCTCTTGAAGATTCTAAGATCGCTCCTACCTCGGCCGTCTGTGCTCCTGCTCTGGCTGCTTGCAATGTTACCCCTGATACCAGTGGTTTCACTCTCTTGCTCCCTTTACCTTAAGTGAGCCTTTATCAGAAGATCACTTCCTCAACTATGCTATAAAAatacagccccccacccccatcccacagTCCTATTGCACACACATTTACTGCTTCACTGTGGAGTGTCTCACTTCCTCATTGGAATGTAAAGCCCATGAAGGCAAGGACCTTGCATGTTTCATTCACTGTCTAGCTCTCAAAGGAATCCCTGCAAACAGGGGGTACAGAAGAAATGTCTGTAGAGTAAATGCATTTAAACACTTTAACGATTGATTGGTAGGGACAGATACTTCAATCTCTTATTTCTGGAGTGTTATGTGGTTTTGTGAGATTTGGGTCCCAGGCGTAACAGTTGTTGTTAGCCAACTGTGTGACCCTGAGTGGCTCCCTCTGCACCTCGGTTTCTGATTCCTCACCTGTGATAATTACTTGCTGCTTTGTATTTAGGGTCCCAACACTGTGCTAGACACTAAATACATTGCCTCCCCACAACCCTGGGATTGAGTCGAtaaaaaaactgaagctcagagaggtggaaAACTTTACCCAAGTTTTCAGAAAGAGCCAGTTTTGAAACCCAACTTGATGGATCCCAAAGTCCATGACTTGGACTCGTGAAGCATGAAAGAAGGTTGATCAGATGGCCTTTAAGCTGCCTTCCAGCTTTTAGCTAGAGTTTGAACTTCACTAGCAACAGAGAAGCATTACaaggttttaagcagggaaaTAGTGTGGTCAGGTTACAATGAGAGAGAACACTTGCTGAATTGGTCTGGGTTCCCCTAAAAACAGAAGCTGAGGCAGAGGCTTATGggctttttctttattaaagaatCCAATCCCAGGGAACAGATTGAGGGACCTGGGgaatgagacagggaaggaaagacGCCAATTCCAAGATGTGTTATTGAGCTGGCTGCTTCTAAGAGGCAGCTGATTACTTAACTTTAGGTATAACTATCTTAGGACAGTCTgtctggaaggagaaagaagtaAGAATTTATCCGCTGGCTCCTGTTTTCCACTTGTCAAAGGCTTGCCCCGAGGAACTGTGCACTTGTAGACACTGAACACACCTTCCTGTGAACAGAGCAGCTCTGGGAAGATGTGAGGAGAAGCGTTGTAAG contains these protein-coding regions:
- the LOC105100366 gene encoding neuropeptide Y receptor type 4-2, giving the protein MNISHFLALLFPGSSQGQNRSKSKGIPYNFSDHCQDSVDPMVFVVTSYSIETIVGVLGNLCLICVTIRHKEKANVTNLLIANLAFSDFLMCLICQPLTAIYTIMDYWVFGEVLCKMSAFIQCMSVTVSILSLVLVALERHQLIINPTGWKPRVSQAYLGIGVTWLIACFLSLPFLANSVLENVFHKNHSKALEFLADKVVCTESWPLDHHRIIYTTFLLLFQYCIPLAFILVCYVRIYQRLRKQRQVFRKGTYSSRAWQMKRINSMLVAMVAAFAVLWLPLHVFNSLEDWYHEAIPICHGNLIFLVCHLLAMASTCVNPFIYGFLNTNFKKEVKVLVLTCQQSVPTEESERLPLSTVHTEVSKGSLRLSGRSNPV